The Daucus carota subsp. sativus chromosome 9, DH1 v3.0, whole genome shotgun sequence genome window below encodes:
- the LOC108202375 gene encoding non-specific lipid-transfer protein 1, producing the protein MKGAIISVIALIAIMATAEAALDCGKVDSFLVPCVPYLTAGGTPTPKCCQGVQSIKDISVTPQDKRDSCNCLKAAAQRYPTLKDEVAQALPAMCKVTLDIPISRTTNCEAISF; encoded by the exons ATGAAGGGAGCCATCATATCAGTGATCGCATTGATAGCCATTATGGCTACGGCTGAGGCTGCTCTAGACTGCGGGAAAGTGGACTCATTTTTAGTACCGTGCGTGCCTTATCTTACTGCAGGAGGCACTCCCACGCCAAAGTGTTGTCAAGGGGTGCAGAGTATTAAGGATATCAGTGTAACCCCTCAGGACAAGCGTGATTCTTGCAACTGTCTCAAGGCGGCGGCTCAGCGATACCCGACTTTGAAAGATGAAGTAGCTCAAGCTCTTCCAGCTATGTGTAAAGTTACCCTGGATATCCCCATTTCGAGGACTACCAACTGTGAAGC GATCAGCTTTTGA
- the LOC108202987 gene encoding serine--tRNA ligase has product MLDINLFREDKGGAPERIRESLRRRFKDPVVVDEVIALDQECRLRQYELDNLRKDFNKINKEVAKLKIAGEDASQMIKSTEENKDSTAKKVEEVEVARKALYSKLETIGNLVHDTVPISNNEDDNAIIRSWGEKRSDQKLKSHVDLVELLGIAELKRGANVAGGRGYYLKGDGVRLNQALICFALDFLEKRAYTPLQPPFFMRKDIMAKCAQLAQFDEELYKVSGEGDDKYLIATAEQPLCAYHIDDWIHPSQLPIRYAGYSSCFRKEAGSHGRDTLGIFRVHQFEKVEQFCVTSPKGNDSWDMFDEMIKNSEEFYQTLKIPYHIVAIVSGALNDAAAKKYDLEAWFPASQTYRELVSCSNCTDYQSRKLEIRFGQKKSNDQTKQYVHMLNSTLTATERTICCILENYQRDDGVEVPEVLRPYMGGKSFMPFLAKEAKGKKSKS; this is encoded by the exons ATGTTGGACATTAATCTCTTCAGGGAAGATAAAGGAGGCGCTCCTGAAAGAATCAGGGAATCGCTGCGTCGGAGGTTTAAGGATCCTGTGGTGGTTGATGAGGTCATTGCACTCGACCAGGAGTGCCGATTGC GTCAATATGAGCTGGATAACTTGCGCAAGGATTTTAATAAGATCAATAAGGAAGTTGCTAAACTCAAAATT GCCGGTGAGGATGCAAGTCAAATGATTAAAAGCACCGAGGAAAACAAGGATTCGACtgcaaagaaagtggaagaagtaGAAGTTGCCCGCAAAGCCCTGTATTCAAAACTGGAGACAATTGGAAACCTTGTGCATGATACAGTCCCAATTAGCAACAATGAG GATGATAATGCTATAATCCGATCATGGGGTGAGAAGCGCTCAGATCAAAAGCTAAAAAGTCATGTTGACCTTGTTGAGCTTCTAGGAATTGCAGAACTGAAAAGAG GGGCAAATGTAGCCGGAGGTAGAGGTTATTATCTAAAAGGAGACGGTGTACGCCTTAACCAAGCTCTGATTTGTTTCGCTCTTGATTTTTTGGAGAAGAGGGCTTATACCCCATTGCAGCCTCCTTTCTTCATGAGAAAAGATATTATGGCCAAGTGTGCTCAATTAGCACAATTCGATGAAGAGCTTTACAAG GTTAGTGGTGAAGGAGACGATAAGTATCTAATTGCTACAGCTGAGCAGCCACTTTGTGCTTATCATATTGATGATTGGATTCATCCTTCTCAGCTTCCAATAAG atatgcTGGATATTCCTCTTGCTTCCGTAAAGAAGCTGGTTCACATGGTCGAGATACTCTTGGTATTTTCCGAGTTCATCAGTTTGAGAAAGTGGAACAGTTCTGTGTGACTAGTCCAAAGGGAAATGATTCCTGGGACATGTTCGACGAAATGATCAAAAACTCTGAAGAGTTCTACCAGACG CTAAAAATTCCGTACCACATAGTGGCAATTGTCAGTGGTGCTCTAAACGATGCAGCAGCGaaaaaatatgatttggaagCATGGTTTCCAGCATCCCAGACTTATAGGGAGCTCGTCTCATGTTCAAATTGTACCGACTACCAGTCCAGAAAGTTGGAAATCCGATTTGGGCAAAAGAAG AGCAATGATCAGACAAAACAGTACGTTCATATGTTGAATTCAACCCTTACAGCAACAGAAAGGACAATATGTTGCATTCTCGAGAACTACCAACGAGATGATGGAGTGGAAGTACCAGAGGTTCTGCGACCATACATGGGTGGCAAATCCTTCATGCCTTTCTTGGCCAAGGAAGCAAAAGGGAAGAAATCAAAGTCTTGA